Proteins encoded in a region of the Tumebacillus sp. BK434 genome:
- a CDS encoding S-layer homology domain-containing protein: MRKFTKLLVAAAFLLTSITSPLAASANGSSFADLKRADAWAQAGIVKAKELGLVSGDPNGNFNPLSKVTRQEAASILARLLKLDTTGYKSSSFSDVPSGLWGLGSIEAVKKAGVMIGEGGKFRPNAALTREELAVILVKAAGIDATGQGSTVKFADKASISPWALDAVGAAFEQGLMVGADNKFSPQATTTRQELAVVAVNFSQALLSTVQNVTESSVTINGTSYQLGDAVKGLFAVKNKAILTGAKIKFRAEGTTLTEVNALEITASGQPAAEGAAEFSGNLVLDGAGAAVKGSLEVGGNYITLQNLTIEGDLIISEKLQNDFYSNGLTVKGKTVVNGGDTNTVVFHNATLGAVDVNKRNVRLEATGKSTLGELTVTTDATIQADNGVTIPKLTVGTGAKNVEIDAPVGTLNVLNSTAKLDVKKPINKVVLPDGAKIADLVKNYEKIKDLLKEIFIGNKPVDPTPTTPGNSNSTPPAPLPVTVIPSEVPGTVNFAEGADIVEGIAKPGTTIKVYDAATGGTVLGSTVTPSRVPSAIPSDHVIFQVHLTNGFPSGSNKAYVTYTEPGKRESARQAISYVNVPDAPTAEQIEVQNGEEQDQLVIQNVPAHTKVEVFRSTEDLLNATIGLATNDSAETADLVVPIPDGLDDLAEVHVAYVIQNDELRSKAISSLVTKSVPGAVVSDAPTAEDIYVMNYAAIADSVVVQAPLGSLVTLYDADGAKITSGYAQSVEDSPAFVVLTVENGVSLEGAQVSIKEPNKVTSAKTPVTVEANPAAPQASDIKIYEFDGYSQIVVNNVPGGQKVVVYDAATASQPLYTSGVNVNDVPGPQTITVNEPFPVAVTQFHIAFQTAHAESARVAVAVEDNTPATPEPTSIYLSNYTNAADVVSAAAPAGTTIRVYKLENGEYTKIGQGVSVAVDYDLDGVPNYESARVEIEGGFGDLTKVYVTAQTDGQEESAKVEASVPVVAPELTPDVRDLTATLSFGLYQLQAQNVPGLTEVFVYSSADAVEILSANSQPAGSTETVTVNFNLPAHLDTVYVSYFINGAETALVPVEVKVDVAKAVSLENHFTGADKILVSGPQGYTVRIYDAATGGSQLKEVVIGEYGFEQIVLEDGFDGMSTVYVTITGNGHAEGARTALEVPMAPNAPLAENIHVNHYLNDLIEVVVDDVPDGAYVTIKGADGSQLTGGASNMSGATGSVTIPVYGLPTTQDTELFVSFYVRNEAGHGAESPIVTVNIPEGTAGLSAATLAVNEQIDAGDATELIQALQNVRFMPVQEDYANQYQAILSYAKEYKGAGLNYEEIADLLWKVFVSPDKIEAMLEINTAIDAGDADETYAALEANEITGLIAENAALYQSSFVQAKQNAAVFLLSLPTIQAFVLDMNELPVMEELHDLIAQGTATEVFEKLTELGFTDLNSELADLYVQQLLDQQTALDGIMMRTKIQQIIHSANSAAEAADTPAGDPGGTIGT; the protein is encoded by the coding sequence GTGCGCAAATTTACCAAACTGCTGGTAGCGGCAGCCTTCTTGCTGACCAGCATCACCAGCCCGCTTGCGGCATCGGCCAATGGATCTTCGTTTGCTGACCTGAAGAGAGCAGACGCTTGGGCACAGGCAGGCATTGTCAAAGCCAAAGAGCTCGGCCTCGTCTCGGGTGACCCGAACGGCAACTTCAACCCCCTCAGCAAAGTGACCCGTCAGGAAGCGGCGTCGATTCTGGCGCGCCTGTTGAAGCTGGATACGACCGGCTACAAGAGCAGCTCCTTCTCCGACGTCCCGTCCGGACTGTGGGGACTCGGTTCGATCGAAGCGGTGAAAAAAGCAGGCGTGATGATCGGCGAAGGCGGCAAGTTCCGTCCGAACGCTGCGCTGACTCGTGAAGAGCTGGCCGTCATTTTGGTCAAAGCGGCCGGCATCGATGCGACCGGCCAAGGCAGCACCGTGAAGTTTGCCGACAAAGCCAGCATCTCCCCGTGGGCGCTTGATGCGGTCGGTGCGGCATTTGAACAGGGACTGATGGTGGGCGCAGACAACAAATTCAGCCCGCAAGCGACGACCACCCGTCAGGAGCTGGCCGTCGTAGCGGTCAACTTCTCGCAAGCCCTGCTGTCGACCGTGCAGAACGTCACCGAAAGCTCGGTGACGATCAATGGGACGAGCTATCAGCTTGGCGATGCGGTGAAAGGTCTGTTCGCGGTCAAGAACAAAGCCATCCTGACCGGTGCCAAGATCAAGTTCCGCGCAGAAGGCACGACGCTGACCGAAGTGAACGCGCTGGAGATCACCGCAAGCGGCCAACCGGCGGCGGAAGGTGCAGCGGAGTTCAGCGGCAACCTCGTCCTCGACGGCGCAGGGGCAGCGGTCAAAGGCTCGCTGGAAGTCGGCGGCAACTACATCACCTTGCAGAATCTGACCATCGAAGGCGACCTCATCATCAGCGAGAAACTGCAAAACGATTTCTACTCCAACGGCCTGACTGTCAAAGGCAAAACGGTGGTCAACGGCGGTGACACCAACACGGTCGTCTTCCACAACGCCACCCTTGGCGCGGTCGATGTCAACAAGCGGAACGTGCGTCTGGAAGCGACAGGCAAGTCCACCCTCGGCGAGCTGACCGTCACCACCGACGCGACGATCCAAGCGGACAATGGCGTGACCATTCCGAAACTGACGGTCGGCACAGGTGCCAAAAATGTAGAGATCGACGCGCCCGTCGGCACTTTGAACGTGCTGAACTCCACCGCCAAGCTGGATGTTAAGAAACCGATCAACAAAGTCGTCCTCCCCGATGGCGCGAAGATCGCCGACCTTGTGAAGAACTATGAGAAGATCAAAGACCTGCTGAAAGAAATCTTCATCGGCAACAAACCGGTCGACCCGACGCCGACAACCCCGGGCAACTCGAACTCCACGCCCCCGGCTCCGCTGCCTGTGACGGTGATCCCGTCCGAAGTACCGGGCACAGTCAATTTTGCGGAAGGCGCTGACATTGTCGAAGGGATTGCGAAACCAGGCACGACGATCAAAGTCTATGATGCTGCGACCGGCGGCACTGTACTGGGCAGCACAGTAACACCGTCTCGCGTGCCCTCGGCGATTCCGTCCGATCATGTGATTTTCCAAGTCCACCTGACAAACGGCTTCCCGAGCGGTTCCAACAAGGCATACGTCACCTACACCGAGCCGGGCAAACGTGAAAGCGCAAGACAGGCGATCAGCTACGTGAACGTCCCGGATGCGCCGACCGCAGAACAGATCGAGGTGCAAAACGGCGAGGAGCAAGATCAGCTGGTCATCCAGAACGTACCGGCTCATACGAAGGTCGAGGTGTTTAGATCGACAGAGGACCTGTTGAACGCCACGATTGGGCTTGCAACCAACGACAGCGCGGAGACGGCAGACCTCGTGGTGCCGATCCCGGATGGCTTGGACGATCTGGCAGAAGTTCATGTTGCGTACGTCATTCAGAACGATGAGCTGCGTTCGAAAGCGATCAGCAGCTTGGTCACCAAATCCGTCCCGGGCGCAGTGGTATCGGATGCTCCGACTGCAGAGGACATCTACGTCATGAACTACGCTGCCATCGCAGACAGCGTTGTCGTCCAAGCCCCGCTTGGCTCGCTCGTCACGCTGTACGATGCTGACGGAGCAAAGATCACCTCTGGATATGCCCAATCGGTTGAAGACAGCCCTGCTTTTGTGGTGCTCACCGTCGAAAATGGCGTCTCCCTGGAAGGCGCACAAGTCTCGATCAAAGAACCGAACAAAGTCACCAGCGCCAAGACCCCGGTGACCGTCGAGGCGAACCCGGCCGCACCGCAAGCATCCGACATCAAAATCTACGAGTTTGACGGCTACAGCCAGATCGTCGTCAACAATGTGCCGGGCGGTCAAAAAGTAGTGGTGTACGACGCTGCGACTGCCTCGCAACCGCTCTACACGTCCGGTGTTAACGTCAACGATGTGCCGGGCCCGCAAACGATCACCGTAAACGAACCGTTCCCGGTCGCTGTGACCCAATTCCACATCGCCTTCCAAACCGCCCATGCGGAAAGCGCGCGCGTGGCAGTTGCGGTGGAAGACAATACGCCGGCAACACCGGAACCGACGAGCATTTATCTCAGCAATTACACCAACGCTGCCGACGTGGTGAGCGCAGCGGCTCCGGCAGGCACGACCATCCGTGTGTACAAGCTCGAAAACGGCGAGTATACGAAGATCGGGCAGGGAGTTTCGGTTGCGGTTGACTATGATCTTGACGGTGTGCCGAACTACGAAAGCGCAAGAGTTGAGATCGAAGGCGGTTTCGGTGACTTGACGAAGGTATACGTCACTGCACAAACGGACGGTCAGGAAGAAAGTGCGAAAGTAGAAGCATCGGTACCGGTCGTTGCACCTGAGTTGACCCCTGACGTTCGCGACTTAACAGCGACCTTATCGTTTGGTTTATACCAACTACAGGCTCAAAACGTACCGGGCTTAACCGAAGTTTTCGTCTACAGCTCTGCGGACGCTGTCGAAATCCTGTCTGCAAATAGCCAACCGGCAGGCTCGACTGAAACGGTGACTGTAAACTTTAACCTGCCCGCCCATCTGGATACGGTGTATGTATCGTACTTCATCAACGGTGCAGAAACGGCTCTTGTGCCGGTGGAAGTGAAAGTTGACGTTGCAAAAGCCGTTTCCTTGGAAAATCATTTCACCGGTGCTGACAAAATCCTGGTCAGCGGGCCGCAAGGATATACCGTTCGGATTTATGACGCCGCAACGGGAGGAAGTCAGCTCAAGGAAGTCGTCATCGGTGAGTATGGATTCGAACAAATCGTGCTCGAAGATGGATTTGACGGCATGTCCACCGTATATGTCACCATTACTGGAAATGGTCATGCAGAAGGTGCCCGCACAGCACTGGAAGTGCCGATGGCTCCCAATGCTCCTCTTGCAGAGAACATCCATGTGAATCACTACCTGAATGATCTGATCGAAGTCGTAGTCGACGACGTGCCGGACGGCGCCTACGTGACGATCAAAGGGGCAGATGGCTCTCAGTTGACAGGCGGCGCTTCCAATATGAGCGGTGCAACCGGTTCTGTCACCATCCCGGTCTATGGACTCCCGACTACACAGGACACAGAGTTGTTCGTTTCCTTCTACGTCCGAAATGAAGCTGGCCACGGGGCAGAGAGCCCGATTGTGACAGTCAACATTCCGGAAGGAACAGCAGGTCTTTCCGCCGCAACGCTTGCAGTCAATGAGCAGATCGATGCCGGAGATGCCACGGAACTTATCCAAGCCTTGCAGAACGTGAGATTCATGCCTGTGCAAGAGGACTACGCCAACCAATATCAAGCCATTCTCAGCTATGCGAAAGAATACAAGGGAGCAGGGCTCAACTATGAGGAGATTGCTGACTTGTTGTGGAAGGTATTCGTTTCACCTGACAAGATCGAGGCGATGCTTGAAATCAACACCGCAATCGATGCCGGTGATGCGGATGAAACGTACGCCGCATTAGAGGCGAATGAGATCACGGGATTGATCGCCGAAAATGCTGCCTTGTATCAGTCGAGTTTCGTACAAGCCAAGCAGAACGCAGCTGTTTTCCTGCTCTCGCTTCCTACCATTCAGGCGTTTGTGCTGGATATGAACGAATTGCCGGTGATGGAAGAGCTTCATGACTTGATCGCACAAGGGACTGCGACTGAAGTTTTTGAGAAGCTCACCGAGCTGGGCTTCACAGACCTCAACAGTGAGCTTGCAGATCTTTATGTTCAGCAATTGCTCGACCAGCAAACAGCACTCGATGGTATTATGATGCGCACGAAAATTCAACAGATCATTCATTCTGCCAATTCCGCAGCAGAAGCTGCAGACACTCCGGCAGGTGATCCGGGCGGAACGATCGGTACCTGA
- a CDS encoding S-layer homology domain-containing protein encodes MGTFSKVLTSVLLATTIAGITATTASANFFDTGKIAPWAYDAVLQARNSGIMQGGTDNHFRPLDAITRQETAAILVQLLKLDTPASTQITFRDVKATDWGWKQIEAVKKAGVMLGDGAQFRPYDKITREELAVLLVKAAGIDPSAANTLTVADHNKISAWAKAYVQTAIEKKLMRGDGTNFNPQSQATRQEVAVMAANFTALVEASAPKPEDPTTPQPEPGTDPSSTQPAAGEAGELSVLNGVIRDSKSDLLPATLQEEGFLHVSSVAATRDAYLNQLHNKQTAAGRDLTRTEIQQIIDAVNAALIGEVPSANDPAELAAALTRVEAALDAKDSAALLRALQGMSGLPTVHPKFADDYLSELAMEREFAHDAALNKSIIARVIEATNISLASY; translated from the coding sequence ATGGGAACCTTTTCGAAAGTACTAACATCCGTACTCCTCGCGACCACCATCGCCGGGATCACTGCAACAACAGCATCTGCCAACTTCTTCGACACCGGCAAGATCGCCCCGTGGGCGTACGATGCGGTGCTGCAAGCCCGCAACAGTGGCATCATGCAAGGCGGCACCGACAACCACTTCCGCCCACTCGACGCCATCACCCGTCAGGAAACGGCGGCGATCCTCGTCCAACTGCTCAAGCTGGATACCCCCGCGTCCACCCAGATCACTTTCCGCGACGTGAAAGCGACCGACTGGGGATGGAAACAGATCGAAGCGGTCAAAAAAGCGGGCGTGATGCTCGGCGACGGGGCTCAGTTCCGACCATACGACAAAATCACCCGTGAAGAGCTCGCCGTCCTGCTCGTCAAAGCAGCAGGCATCGACCCCTCCGCCGCAAACACTCTGACGGTAGCCGACCACAACAAGATCTCCGCATGGGCCAAAGCGTACGTTCAAACCGCGATTGAAAAAAAGCTCATGCGCGGCGACGGCACCAACTTCAATCCGCAAAGCCAAGCGACTCGCCAAGAAGTCGCCGTGATGGCTGCCAACTTTACCGCGCTGGTCGAAGCATCGGCTCCGAAGCCCGAAGACCCGACTACACCGCAGCCAGAACCGGGAACCGATCCCAGTTCCACCCAGCCCGCCGCCGGGGAAGCAGGCGAGCTCTCCGTGCTGAATGGCGTGATCCGCGACTCCAAGTCCGATCTGCTGCCGGCCACCTTGCAAGAGGAGGGGTTCCTGCACGTCAGTTCTGTTGCAGCGACGCGGGACGCCTACCTGAACCAACTGCACAACAAACAAACGGCAGCAGGCCGTGACCTGACACGCACAGAGATCCAGCAGATCATCGACGCCGTAAACGCGGCTCTCATCGGTGAAGTCCCCTCAGCCAACGACCCGGCCGAGCTGGCTGCTGCGCTGACGAGAGTAGAAGCTGCGCTCGATGCAAAAGACTCGGCTGCGCTCCTGCGCGCCTTGCAAGGGATGTCAGGGCTGCCGACGGTGCATCCCAAGTTCGCCGACGACTACCTGTCCGAACTGGCGATGGAACGAGAATTCGCCCATGATGCAGCTCTGAACAAAAGCATCATCGCCCGCGTAATTGAAGCGACCAACATCAGTCTTGCATCCTACTAG
- a CDS encoding diguanylate cyclase, protein MAYTFISSLFVNICILISMIFLAGSATMARRYKPFAPDAGLLSQILAGVVIGGIGVLLMAYSVKIPPVIVDLRYIPVILAALIGRLPTALVAAVIVTFFRLTLYPVTESSLWACAGLFIMILFTFLIRRTTLTMIQKALLANLFGALYISVHFYMFVLNHTLYWTVIMPGFWIASWTALLTSGMLILFLRRVGASFAVLEETANIDFLTGLNNARSFDKAINAAVAKATEQRKPLALLLIDIDFFKRTNDTYGHPAGDAVLAQLGQVLAESCRAVDIISRNGGEEFSVILPGCDHSLTSQIAERIRRTVQERPFILPDGTRINITVSIGVSQLQGTGHSTEQLIKQADDALYQAKHSGRNQVQFAV, encoded by the coding sequence TTGGCTTACACGTTTATCAGCAGTCTGTTCGTCAACATCTGCATCTTGATCTCGATGATTTTCCTGGCAGGCTCCGCAACGATGGCGCGCAGGTATAAGCCGTTTGCCCCTGACGCCGGCCTGCTCAGCCAAATCCTCGCAGGCGTCGTCATCGGTGGGATCGGAGTGCTGCTCATGGCGTATTCCGTTAAAATCCCGCCGGTCATCGTCGACCTGCGTTACATCCCGGTCATTCTGGCCGCCTTGATCGGCCGCTTGCCGACAGCGCTTGTCGCCGCCGTGATCGTGACCTTTTTCCGTCTGACGCTGTATCCCGTCACAGAGTCCTCGCTGTGGGCGTGTGCGGGACTGTTTATCATGATCCTCTTCACCTTCCTGATCCGCAGAACCACACTGACGATGATTCAAAAGGCGCTCTTGGCGAACCTGTTCGGAGCCCTTTATATATCGGTGCATTTTTACATGTTCGTGCTCAACCACACCCTGTATTGGACGGTGATCATGCCCGGCTTCTGGATCGCGTCATGGACCGCCTTGCTCACCTCCGGCATGCTGATCCTGTTCCTGCGCCGCGTCGGAGCCTCCTTCGCCGTTCTGGAAGAGACGGCGAATATCGACTTTCTCACCGGGTTGAACAACGCCCGGTCCTTTGACAAAGCGATCAATGCCGCCGTGGCCAAAGCGACCGAGCAACGCAAACCGCTGGCGCTTCTGTTGATCGACATCGACTTCTTCAAGCGCACCAACGACACCTACGGCCACCCGGCCGGAGATGCCGTACTCGCCCAACTCGGACAAGTCCTCGCCGAAAGCTGCCGCGCTGTTGACATCATCTCCCGCAACGGCGGCGAAGAGTTCAGCGTCATCCTCCCCGGATGCGACCACAGCCTGACCTCCCAGATCGCCGAACGCATCCGCCGCACCGTGCAGGAGCGTCCGTTCATCCTGCCAGACGGCACCCGCATCAACATCACCGTCTCCATCGGCGTCTCCCAGTTGCAGGGGACAGGTCACTCCACGGAACAGTTGATCAAGCAGGCGGACGACGCGCTGTATCAGGCGAAGCATTCGGGAAGGAATCAGGTGCAGTTTGCTGTGTGA
- a CDS encoding DUF5412 domain-containing protein — MKKKLLVGCGAFLILVAGAFVFTVYYFFYSMNRLPEGEYLSQTTSPNKTYTIEFYLVNGGATTDYSIRGELVNAETQDRDNIYWEYRTENVKAVWTDDHTVIINGHKLDVRKEKYDWRREEN; from the coding sequence TTGAAGAAGAAGTTGCTAGTGGGTTGTGGAGCCTTTTTGATTTTGGTTGCGGGAGCATTCGTCTTTACTGTCTATTACTTCTTTTATTCGATGAACCGGTTGCCCGAGGGAGAGTACTTGAGCCAAACAACTTCCCCGAACAAGACGTATACAATCGAGTTTTACTTGGTCAACGGTGGAGCGACAACTGATTATAGCATCCGAGGAGAACTAGTAAACGCTGAAACGCAAGACCGCGATAATATCTATTGGGAGTATCGTACCGAGAATGTAAAAGCTGTCTGGACTGACGACCATACAGTGATCATTAACGGGCACAAACTGGATGTGAGGAAAGAGAAGTACGATTGGCGAAGGGAAGAGAATTGA
- a CDS encoding helix-turn-helix transcriptional regulator, which translates to METGMVETIGQKIKRLRLEKGMTQGEVADGFVTISMISQLERDRNTASVELLQHLARKLQVPLHELVEDEVEQMEKACLQKLVKVYLETKQPTEAEPLLVKLRGRSDLSQAETIELTVEMGECLYQQSRYDEALGELLPLAEELEAVNYDDAHVLALVRYTVGNVYNQMQNFSNANYNYRKAFDYTNRFPTINALTAKIAYNVGLTLRKVGLAHQAMPYLRTSHDYFRQTGELSKLAITIYEQGITYKEAHDFQHAVECFDHAKIIFHSLNLKNYSFIVQRTIASTVTAIEDPELAIKQLEDCIEPFEEEMNYSNLILVYSRIASVHLKSDRFDEAHDALQKAMSLVEIHGYQNSPESADCLQTLANCLHKQEKYDEAIPCSLKSANIFGTIGLISEQIDSLQIAVDSYQGLEEYKRALELERECNNLFRQLHNKER; encoded by the coding sequence GTGGAAACCGGGATGGTCGAGACGATTGGTCAGAAGATTAAACGCCTTCGCTTGGAGAAAGGGATGACGCAGGGCGAGGTTGCGGACGGGTTTGTAACGATCTCGATGATCAGCCAGTTGGAGCGGGATCGGAATACGGCGTCGGTGGAGTTGCTGCAGCATTTGGCGCGGAAGTTGCAAGTGCCTTTGCATGAGCTGGTGGAAGATGAAGTGGAGCAGATGGAGAAGGCTTGTCTGCAGAAGCTGGTGAAGGTGTATTTAGAGACGAAGCAGCCGACAGAAGCGGAACCTCTTTTGGTGAAGCTTCGCGGGAGGTCGGATCTGTCGCAGGCGGAGACGATTGAGCTGACGGTGGAGATGGGCGAGTGTTTGTACCAGCAATCTCGGTATGATGAAGCCCTGGGGGAGTTGTTGCCACTGGCGGAGGAGCTGGAGGCGGTGAATTACGATGATGCGCATGTGCTGGCGTTGGTGCGGTATACTGTGGGGAATGTGTATAACCAGATGCAGAATTTTAGCAACGCCAACTATAACTATCGGAAAGCGTTTGACTATACGAATCGCTTCCCTACGATTAATGCTTTGACTGCAAAGATCGCTTATAATGTTGGTTTGACATTGCGGAAGGTCGGACTGGCTCATCAAGCGATGCCTTATTTGAGAACATCACATGATTATTTTAGACAGACTGGTGAACTCTCGAAACTCGCTATCACAATCTATGAGCAAGGCATCACTTATAAGGAAGCGCATGATTTCCAGCATGCAGTCGAGTGTTTCGATCACGCCAAGATTATTTTTCATAGCCTGAATCTGAAAAACTATTCTTTTATCGTGCAACGCACGATTGCTTCAACTGTTACTGCCATAGAAGATCCTGAACTGGCAATCAAACAACTCGAAGATTGTATTGAGCCTTTTGAAGAAGAGATGAATTATTCGAATCTCATTCTCGTATATTCAAGAATCGCATCTGTACACCTCAAATCAGACCGCTTTGACGAAGCACATGATGCTCTTCAAAAGGCAATGTCGTTAGTTGAAATTCATGGATACCAGAACTCGCCTGAATCTGCAGACTGCCTGCAGACGTTAGCCAATTGCCTCCACAAACAAGAAAAATATGATGAAGCAATTCCCTGCTCTTTAAAGTCAGCTAATATCTTTGGTACAATTGGATTGATATCTGAACAGATCGATTCTCTTCAAATCGCAGTCGATTCATACCAAGGTCTTGAGGAATACAAGCGAGCACTGGAACTGGAAAGAGAGTGTAACAATTTGTTCAGACAGTTACATAACAAGGAGCGATGA
- a CDS encoding helix-turn-helix transcriptional regulator yields the protein MYSLGQKIKHLRLQKRMTQIELAKQLCTPSMISQIESDRARPSYKILYGLADRLEVPLEHLLTDVDLNQEFISTYKMAKAMVSAQDYTAAIPFLERLKDTTQAQIPETDILFDLAECYIHTHRHADADNILSHILEMAFLKNDSHLSARVYSSLGRLELNNKRYQLAAYHWHKAYDESNKMEEPDIYLQARILYDLGTAYFKSGKLHDALDYYGRSSALYDKMDSLQEMGNVYLNLGISYHKLNDLEKAAEYSEKAVHIYESLNNIVMTVKLQATCAVLYGQSGREAEAISMLQGAVTNLLTLGKQEEAGMTSVELATLLLQQNDLHAAEEACYQARKLLPELHIYQARVHRLYGRIAVQNGHREEAIRRFQKSADRFKHTDELGEWGDTMSELAELYKNEGDLKTAVGVMQEIRGYTRQAMLKRGIAL from the coding sequence ATGTATTCACTTGGTCAAAAGATCAAACACCTGCGCCTGCAAAAACGCATGACCCAGATCGAGCTCGCCAAACAGCTCTGCACCCCCAGCATGATCTCCCAGATCGAATCCGACCGCGCCCGCCCGTCCTATAAAATCTTATACGGCCTCGCCGACCGACTCGAAGTGCCGCTCGAGCATCTCCTAACGGACGTAGACCTGAACCAAGAGTTCATCAGCACATATAAAATGGCCAAAGCCATGGTCTCCGCCCAAGACTACACAGCCGCCATCCCTTTCCTCGAACGGTTGAAAGACACAACCCAAGCCCAGATCCCGGAGACCGACATCCTTTTTGACCTGGCCGAATGCTACATCCATACGCACCGCCATGCCGACGCCGACAACATCCTCAGCCACATCCTTGAAATGGCGTTCCTCAAAAACGACAGCCATTTATCCGCCCGCGTCTACAGCAGTCTAGGGCGTCTTGAACTAAACAACAAACGCTACCAACTCGCCGCCTATCATTGGCACAAAGCCTACGACGAGTCCAACAAAATGGAAGAGCCCGACATTTACCTGCAAGCGCGAATACTCTACGATCTTGGCACTGCTTATTTCAAATCAGGCAAACTCCATGACGCACTCGACTACTACGGCAGATCCTCCGCCCTCTACGACAAAATGGACAGCCTGCAAGAGATGGGCAACGTCTACCTCAACCTCGGGATCTCCTACCACAAACTCAACGACCTCGAAAAAGCAGCCGAATACTCCGAAAAAGCCGTCCACATCTACGAAAGCCTCAACAACATCGTCATGACGGTCAAACTCCAAGCCACCTGCGCCGTCCTCTACGGCCAGAGCGGCCGGGAAGCCGAAGCGATCTCCATGCTGCAGGGTGCCGTCACCAATCTCCTCACCCTCGGCAAGCAAGAAGAGGCGGGCATGACATCAGTGGAGCTGGCGACCCTGTTGCTCCAGCAAAATGACCTCCACGCCGCCGAAGAAGCCTGCTACCAAGCCCGCAAACTCCTCCCCGAACTCCACATCTACCAAGCCCGCGTCCATCGTCTGTACGGCCGCATCGCCGTCCAGAACGGACACCGCGAAGAAGCCATCCGCCGCTTCCAAAAGTCGGCCGACCGCTTCAAACATACGGATGAGTTAGGCGAGTGGGGCGATACGATGAGCGAGCTTGCGGAGTTGTATAAAAACGAAGGGGATCTGAAAACCGCGGTGGGCGTCATGCAAGAAATCCGAGGGTATACGAGACAAGCGATGTTGAAACGGGGCATTGCGTTATAA
- a CDS encoding nucleoside triphosphate pyrophosphohydrolase, with product MPTYNKLVRDRIIEIIETSGRTPKHHVLDDEGYKSQLRIKLQEELQEYLTAEESTDSVEELADLLEIIFALGKVHGASESDLLAVRAKKAEERGGFEKRLFLERVEE from the coding sequence ATGCCCACTTATAATAAACTTGTACGTGACCGTATCATCGAAATCATTGAAACGAGTGGTCGCACCCCGAAACATCATGTATTAGATGACGAAGGTTACAAAAGCCAGCTTCGCATCAAACTTCAAGAAGAGTTGCAGGAATACCTTACAGCCGAAGAGTCAACAGACAGCGTAGAAGAACTTGCCGATCTTTTAGAGATCATCTTTGCTTTAGGAAAAGTACACGGAGCATCCGAATCAGACTTACTGGCTGTCCGTGCGAAAAAAGCAGAGGAACGCGGAGGTTTTGAAAAGCGACTGTTTTTAGAGAGGGTTGAAGAATAA